CGCAGCCGCCCATACCTGCTGGAAGCGATCTGCCAGATCGCGAGCGGCCTCCCTGAGGCGCGCCTCTCCATCTACGAGTGCGGACGCATCCAGGGAGACTTGATCCGAACCGTTGAAGGCGGGATTCGGTACTTTATGCCCCTCATCGCACGGCAACGACGCGGACGCCATGCACGCTCTGGACCTCGTCGTCCTGGTCGTCACCGCCCCGAATCGACTGCCTGTCACCACGGCGAACTCCGAGCAGGAGGGTGTGCTCTCCAGGCTCGGGGCGCGTGACCGGACCCGCGCAGTGCTCAAGGCACCGGACCTTGGGGTCATTTGAAGGGCGGCCTCGCACCAAAGAGAGGAGAACGCGCTATGCGCGTTTTCCTCTCTTTTTTCGGTTCAGGCCTGAGTGCGTGGGGTGGGCACCGAGCCCGTGCTGCCTTCGAACACACTCTTGAAGTTCTGCAGGTCGTCGGCAATCTGCACGCTGGGTTCCTCGCCGAACAGTTTGGCGATGGCGGCGCCCAGCGCTCCGGCCGGAGGGCGGTAAGAGAGTGCCACGTGCACGCGGGTGCTGTCTCCCGGCAGGCTTTCGAACTGCACGCTGCCGGCGTTGTCGACCGTGGCGCCGGGCAGCGAGTGCCAGCCGATGCGTTCGCCAGGCTTGTCGTTCACGATCTCAGCTTCCCACTCCACGTGGGTACCAAGGGGGGCCTTGGCGACCCAGCGTGAACGGCGCTCGTCGATTTCAGTGACGGTTTCGAGGTGGCTCATGATGCGCGGCAGGTTCTCCAGCTTACGCCAGTAAGCGTAGACTTCACGGGCCGGGCGGTTCACCACCACCGAGTGCTCCACGAACACGGGTTTGCTGGAAACCGCGCCTTCACCAGCCGTGTTCATGCCGGCCGCCGCATAAGCGGGATCATGCCCACTGGCGCCCCGGAAGATCAGGTAACCACCTGCGGCGGCGAGCAGCAGCCCACCCAGGCCGCGCCGGCGCAGGCCGAGAATGGCGAGAAGTCCGCCGCCGAGGGATGAAATCAGTCGTTCGTTGCTGCTGACATTGGTTTCCATCATGCCTCCTTGTTGAGTCGAGTGCCCCAAGCGGGACTCCCAACTCTTAACCTCTTCATGTTGACCCAATTGCAGTCCCGGGAACGTTCGGGGACCGTGAAAGGAATCCGTGAGGATCTTTAGCGTTGGGAGGGAAAGACGCACTGAGGCGCCCTCACTCCGGGCGGTTGGGGTCGCCTTCGCTGTCCGGAGCGTCGTTCTGACGCTCGTCGACCGCCTGTCCCATCGCCTGCTGATCGAAGTCGGTGCCGGCCAGCGCGGGGTCGAGGTTGGTGTTCATGGTGCTGCTGGGCGTCGCGGCGCTGCCACCCACCAGGCCACCCTCTCCCGGCATGGCGTTTGAGCCGCCGCTGTAGCTGGTGTCGTAGCCCTGCATGCCCTGCACCTGAGCCTGATCCTGCGCGCTGCCCTGAGTCTGCGCGAAGCTGCCTGAGCTGGTGTCCTGTCCCTGACCCGGCAGGCCGTCCTCGCTGCTGACGTTTCCCTGCGCGCCGGTGTTGGCATTGCGGTCGCCGGTCTGCCCGGAGGCTGCGCCCGCACCGCTCATCAATTCCTGGTCTGCCATGGTATTGCCCACCCCACTTGCCGTGTAAGAATCGGTCGTGCTGCCCTCGTTCGGGTGCCCGCCGAGCGTGGTGCTCCGGTCACCCATCGGGCTTTCCTGCCCGCTCACCTCAAGGTCGCGGTCGCTGATGATCGATCCACCCGCGCTGCCCAGCGCTTCGCTGCCGCTCATACCCGAGGGCGTCCCGCTGAGCGCGGCCTGGCCGGTGTGATCGTTGGGATCGCTGGTCATGGCGCCCTGCTGAAACTCATCG
The Deinococcus peraridilitoris DSM 19664 genome window above contains:
- a CDS encoding SRPBCC family protein, coding for METNVSSNERLISSLGGGLLAILGLRRRGLGGLLLAAAGGYLIFRGASGHDPAYAAAGMNTAGEGAVSSKPVFVEHSVVVNRPAREVYAYWRKLENLPRIMSHLETVTEIDERRSRWVAKAPLGTHVEWEAEIVNDKPGERIGWHSLPGATVDNAGSVQFESLPGDSTRVHVALSYRPPAGALGAAIAKLFGEEPSVQIADDLQNFKSVFEGSTGSVPTPRTQA
- a CDS encoding DUF2171 domain-containing protein; protein product: MNPSDIHEHMMVHARGEGSMMGAPGVHVGTIDGVDGNFLKLTKNDSPNHEHRWIPISWVDHIDERAVYLNRTADEFQQGAMTSDPNDHTGQAALSGTPSGMSGSEALGSAGGSIISDRDLEVSGQESPMGDRSTTLGGHPNEGSTTDSYTASGVGNTMADQELMSGAGAASGQTGDRNANTGAQGNVSSEDGLPGQGQDTSSGSFAQTQGSAQDQAQVQGMQGYDTSYSGGSNAMPGEGGLVGGSAATPSSTMNTNLDPALAGTDFDQQAMGQAVDERQNDAPDSEGDPNRPE